One genomic window of Dunckerocampus dactyliophorus isolate RoL2022-P2 chromosome 7, RoL_Ddac_1.1, whole genome shotgun sequence includes the following:
- the gnl1 gene encoding guanine nucleotide-binding protein-like 1 — MPRKKPFSNKQKKKQLQVKRERKRGDTGSGPSSRNASVERGERQSDTSDSETTDVRRINQQPTSREGRYDPNRFRLHFEKESKEDVEKRKKIAREKILQPVSDKELEIGINDIYPPERGLGFPRRPPWNYEMSREDLLRKEEKSYRQYLDELHFKNPPGSLSHFEHNLETWRQLWRVLEMSDVVLLIVDIRHPVLQFPPEVYRCITGELKKQMVLVLNKVDLCPPPLVISWKHYMTSQFPQLHIVCFTSHRGQSYSTVLQKKRMRRKADWSHAGGPTEILKACQDITAGRVDLSSWEQKIQANAVAEQLDGDGPDEDAESVLVEHQSDSAMEMSSPSQELYKDGVLTLGCIGFPNVGKSSVINSLVGRKVVSVSRTPGHTKYFQTYYLTPTVKLCDCPGLVFPSCVDKQLQILAGIYPVSQLQEPYSSVGYLCERTPFLSVLKLKHPNLQELSTQGDQSSEEPPWTAWDVCEAWAERRGYKTAKAARNDVYRAANSLLRLATDGRLCLCLRPRGYSCLREHWENHTDIPEILALQGRTSEEDAAGKRDDEEDGESSTEPEEERDRDADDDDDGDEDEGFGQARRKEDTTPGIAVNMFNVLRENECCYCKFGLV, encoded by the exons aTGCCCAGGAAAAAGCCATTCAGCAACAAGCAGAAAAAGAAGCAGCTGCAAGTCAAACGGGAGAGAAAACGAG GTGACACTGGATCCGGGCCAAGTAGCCGCAATGCCAGCGTGGAGCGAGGAGAACGCCAGTCGGACACATCAGACAGCGAAACCACAGATGTCAGGAGAATAAACCAGCAACCCACCAGCAGAGAGGGGAGATATGATCCCAACAG ATTTCGTCTACACTTTGAAAAGGAGAGCAAAGAGGATGTGGAGAAGCGAAAGAAGATCGCCCGGGAGAAGATTCTGCAGCCTGTCTCGGACAAGGAACTGGAGATCGGCATCAATGACATCTACCCTCCAGagcgag GCCTGGGTTTCCCACGACGGCCGCCCTGGAACTACGAGATGAGCCGCGAGGACTTGCTACGGAAAGAGGAGAAGTCATACAGGCAGTATCTGGATGAGCTGCACTTCAAAAACCCACCTGGATCTCTCAGCCACTTTGAGCACAATCTGGAG ACATGGAGGCAGCTATGGCGAGTGTTAGAGATGTCCGACGTCGTCCTCCTCATCGTGGACATCAGGCATCCG GTGCTGCAGTTCCCCCCTGAGGTCTACCGCTGCATCACAGGTGAGCTGAAGAAGCAGATGGTGCTGGTGCTGAACAAAGTGGACCTGTGTCCACCCCCGCTGGTGATATCATGGAAACACTACATGACCTCGCAGTTCCCCCAGCTGCACATTGTTTGCTTCACCTCTCACCGCGGACAGTCGTACAGCACAG TGCTGCAGAAAAAGCGGATGAGGCGGAAGGCTGACTGGAGTCATGCTGGAGGTCCCACAGAGATCCTCAAGGCGTGTCAGGATATCACAGCAGGCAGAG TCGACCTGTCAAGCTGGGAGCAGAAGATCCAGGCAAATGCCGTTGCCGAGCAACTGGATGGGGACGGGCCCGACGAGGATGCAGAGTCGGTACTGGTGGAGCATCAAAGCGATAGTGCCATGGAGATGAGCAGCCCTTCGCAGGAGCTCTACAAGGATGGCGTTCTCACTCTGGGTTGCATAG GCTTTCCAAATGTGGGCAAGTCATCTGTTATCAATAGCCTTGTGGGGAGGAAGGTGGTGAGCGTGTCCcggacaccaggccacaccaaATACTTCCAGACCTACTACCTCACCCCCACAGTCAAACTCTGCGATTGCCCCGGACTCGTCTTTCCCTCCTGTGTCGATAAACAGTTGCAg ATTCTGGCCGGCATCTACCCGGTGTCCCAGCTGCAGGAGCCTTACAGCTCAGTCGGTTATCTGTGCGAGAGGACCCCCTTCCTCTCCGTGCTCAAGCTCAAACATCCCAATTTACAAGAACTTAGCACCCAAGGAGACCAGAGTTCTGAGGAGCCCCCCTGGACCGCCTGGGATGTTTGCGAGG CTTGGGCTGAGAGGAGAGGCTATAAGACGGCCAAAGCCGCTCGGAACGACGTCTATCGAGCAGCCAATAGCCTTCTGAGGTTAGCCACCGACGGCCGACTCTGCCTCTGCCTCAGACCGCGCGGTTACAGCTGCCTGAGAG AGCACTGGGAAAACCACACTGACATCCCAGAGATCCTGGCCTTGCAGGGAAGGACGTCTGAGGAGGATGCCGCAGGAAAGAGGGATGATGAAGAGGATGGTGAGTCCAGCACTGAGCCCGAGGAAGAGAGGGACCGGGACGCGGACGACGACGATGACGGCGACGAAGACGAGGGGTTCGGGCAGGCAAGGCGAAAGGAAGATACGACGCCTGGCATAGCCGTTAACATGTTTAATGTCCTTCGAgaaaatgaat GCTGCTATTGTAAGTTTGGATTGGTCTGA